Genomic DNA from Corticium candelabrum chromosome 5, ooCorCand1.1, whole genome shotgun sequence:
CGGCCTGGACAACAGTGAGAACCGTTCTATCTGTTTCGTGTTATCGAAGAGACCGtgaagcctggttcacaatacacctcgcgtcgcgtcgtgacgcgtcaaaggaggccgtttctgacgcgacgcgacgggCTGGGATAGGAAAAATCCTATCCaacacgtcgcgtcgcgtcggaaacggccCCCtttgacgcgacgcgacgcgaggtgtattgtggCCCAGGCTTTAGTTTGACATTTTTGCTGATTATTGTTCGTTAGCTTGTCCCGCTGCTAATCTACGTCGGTACAACTCCAACATATTGGAGTATATGAGATTGAGGAAAGTGATGTCGGATGACAGCATTACTGTACCACCATTTGTAGGAGAACCCAAACCTGAAGCTGAAGCTCGTTTGACGACTCCAGAGAAACTACTGGTAACTCTGAATACATACCTATAtcttatatatatacctatatCTTATATACATACCTATATCTTATATACATACCTTTATCTTATATAGGATTGCCTGACGGCACGCAGTTATTGATTGcatattttgttttgtgcaGGTCTACTGGCAATGGGATCGCCTCGATGTCTCACCACATGATGATTACCTTACACGAGCAGAAGTGTCGTCGTACTTGTCCGATGTTCGTGATAAAGTAGAGCCATTTGGCTGCGGTCTCGACTACTACGATCGGTGCGATCGCAACTCTGATGACCGCATCTCTTTGTCTGAATGGTGTTTCTGCCATGGTCTTGACAATGGTAACGAATTACGCGcgacaccacaccaccacaccacaccacaccacaccactcCACACCACACCACTCCACACCACTCCACTCCACGCCACACCACTCCACGCCACCCcacgccacaccacaccacaccacaccacgccACACCACTCCACTCCACACCACACCATTCCATACCACATCACTTTACACCACTCTACACTACGCCATtttacactacaccacaccactccacaccacatcacaccactctacaccacatcacaccatTCCACACCACACtgcaccacaccacaccacaccacctacactacaccacaccacaccacaccacaccacaccacaccacacgttTTGAATAAAATACTCACTCAATTATCTGCATTGGAATCTACTTTTCTAGTTTGCCCAGCTAAAAACCGCCGTTATTTCAATGCCAATATTTTGGACTATATTAGAATAACAAAACAGAATCAAACAAGTGACTTGACAGTACCGCCATTTGAAGGAGAGCCAAAGCCGGAGTCTGAGTCACGTTTGACATCTCCAGAGAAGCTATTGGTTTGTGCTATATCTGCAGAAGGCGCGCTCTGCTCTGTATCGACTGCTTATTGGTACGCATTACTGTTGTTTAGGTTTATTGGCAGTGGGATCGTATGGATGTTGCTCCTCACGATGATTACCTCACTAGAGCAGAAACTGCGGCCTTCATGACAAAAGTCAAAACTAGAGTTGAGCCTTTTGGCTGTAGTCTCAATTACTTTACTTACTGTGATCGCAATTCTGACGACAGAATTTCTTTGTCAGAGTGGTGCTTTTGCCACGGGCTCGACAACAGTAAGAATGACAATTCTTAGATTATCATTTtatttagtaataaataaagttGATTGTTGATGTCCAGCTTGTCCAGCTGGTAATAGGCGTAGATTTAATAGCAATATTCTTGAGTACATGAAATTGCAGAAGGAAGGATCGAACGTGCCAATGACGGTACCACCGTTTGAAGGAGAACCGGAACCGGAATCTGAACCGAGCATAAAGACGCCGCTAAAGGCATTGGTACGTACAATAGTGTGCAtcatggtggtggtggtggtggtggtggtggtggtggtgtgcgtgtgtgtgtgcgcgcatgtgtgtgtctagttAATGTCATATGCCCTGCGTTCTGCAGGTGTATTGGCAATGGGATCGGTTGGACATTTCACCACACGACGACTACTTGACAAAATCGGAAGTCAAAACGTACATGAAAGACGTGAGATTGACGGTAGAGCCATTTGGTTGTGGCCTGGACTACTTCAAATATTGTGATCGCAATTCAGACGACAAAATATCATTATCCGAGTGGTGCTATTGTCACGGATTAGACAACAGTAAGTTTGCACACAATTGCTATCGCAACATTTACATCTATGTGAGCTAGTCCAAAATTTTAGAATGCCCAGTCGACAACAGGCGCCGTTTCAATCTTAACGTGTTAGATTACATAAAAGCAAAGAAAACTAGCTATAGAGGGACTTTCATTGTGCCCCCATTCGAAGGCGAACCGGAGCCCGAGTCTGAGCCTCAGATCAACACACCCGAAAAGCTACTGGTAAAACCTTTCTGGCACCAACAGGCTGTCTGTGAAAGGCAAGTGTATTACATGTACAGGTTTATTGGCAATGGGATTTGATTGATGTCGGACCTCATGATGATTATATCACTTGGCAAGAAATTCGAGAATACCTTAACGACGTACGTCGAACCGTGGAACCGTTTGGCTGCGGTATCAGTTACTGGCGTCATCTCGATCTCAACCACGATGGACGGATTTCACTGAAAGAGTGGTGCTACGGTCACGGTCTAGATCCAAGTCAGATAGTTGAATGAACCATTCTAGAAAAATGTAGTCAACGTGTAGTGTCTGTCACATTTTGTCTTAGACATGACGCTGCCAACTAAGGGCAAATTTCCGGGCTCTCATTCCGTGAAAAACAAAACGTATTTATGGTATGGCGACAAAGGTAAACTGATGTGTTGATATCTAGGATTTTTAATGGTTGCTGGACTGATGGGTGGCATTTGTTTTTAGAGTGTGATAGTGCGACACGGGAATATTTCAACAATAATTTGTTGGCTAAGATTGCGTTGAAATATTTCTTGAATCATCACGACGACGAGTGTAAGGTACCACGTCCTGAACCAGAAGGCGCTACGCCAGAACCGGAGGCCGAGCCAACCATCCGCAAGCCTGAAAAGAGACTAGTGAGTCGTGCTTGGAGATTgccgcaagcacacacacgcgcacacacacacacacacacacacacacacacacacacacacacacgcgcgcgcgcgcgcacacgtaGTGACTTTGGTATTCATAGGTTTACTGGCAATGGGATGAACTGGACGTCAATCCTCACGACGACTACTTGGATCACGTGGAAGTCGACAAGTACATAAAAACGGTGGCCGCTAAAGTGTGTCCGTATTCATGCGGTTACAACATGTTTGGCTACTGTGATACAAACGACGACGATCGCATCAGTCGTCACGAGTGGTGCTCTTGCTTGGGACAAGACAACGGTCAGTCTCTAGTTGATGTATGCCACCTAATtgatttgtattatttatattaatttgtgttgttgcagAACCCGATCCACTTGAGTGAGGAACGTGGACGGAGGACACTTGAACTCGCACTTGTTTGCACAAGGATTTTGCTCTAATTAGACAGCAAAGAACAGTACGCACAGTTTGCGTACATTTCGGGCACGCACGGACACGTGTGCACTTCCACGGACACGTGTGCATACGTAATTATAGTTATCTAGATAAAGAGAAGTcatcatgacacacacacagcagatGCTGAGTCTGTGTGCAGCGACCAAGCGATGAATACAGCTGCTGCATGATAGCGGTGGATCTTGTTAGCTACAAAGGAAGCTAGACGAGTgtttttgtcacgtgattgaCACAgctggttaattaattaatcattaataatataatttaatataatttaataatataatttattttattattaatacaaACGCTTAtaaccattaattaacatgttataaataaaatatttatttctattaaattattttagtaaATATTGAAGTAgtgataaataaatatttgcaaTTTGCACAGTTTTTGTACTGGCTAATTATTCGAATGAGACTATTTATTAGCCAGATTCTATGTCACTACGATGTTACAATAGGTTAAGAATATTTCAGTAATTAGTTAAGCAGATTGAaagcaagtcacgtgataatacGGGCATTGCTTCAGACAAGCCAGTCGTGTCTCTGCACGTCATCAGGCACTACATCGAGCATGAAGATTTTAGCGTTGACGGCAGCAAGTTTCGTCTCTACGGGTGCTGTGGTGGGCTACGCCTTCTACCGCAACCAACAGTTTTATCCAGCAATGGTCTATCTCGTCAAATCGAACCCCAGCATGGCCGTCAGTGCCACTGTTTGCATCCTACCGCACACTTTGTCGACGTTGAGTGCGTTTCTGTAGGTTTTGTATGCTCAagcgtttgtgtttgttatgcTACTGGCTAAGATTCTACGTAAAGTTTTTTTCGGGCAGCTGAGAGCTGCAGAAACGGAGGTTAGAAAGTGGCTTGTGAAATTATCCGGGATGTTTGTGAATGAAAGAGTTTTTCTTTGTGTTAGCATCTGATGGAAAGGTCTTGGTATGCTGTCACGGAAACGTGTCTAGCGTTCACTGTCTTCCGGGAAGACTTTAGTTTCTGGTTCGTCGCAATGTTTACTCTGCTTCTTTTCCTGAAGGGATTTCATTGGCTGACAGAAGACAGAATTGATTACGTAAGTAGACAATAggttgttcttgttgtctACACACTAAGTATTGTTGTGTGATGTGGATGACGGCATTAAGTTTTGAATAATTTATGTCTGCATGTAAAACCATTTGTAGTGTCCCAAGGTAACTCTGTGAGTAATTTGATACATGCCCATATGTTGCTACGTACGAGAGTTGTAGTCACTTGATCTTACTACCGTATGGAGCAGTcgccttctaccaatcagcatgTGGGCGACCATCTCTGAAATCTCAATCGTTCTTGAGATAATTCGGGACTTTCGTCGGCACTGCTAATCTTGTGGGTGGGGCGACTTCGTGAACAGAGTTTTGTTCTGGCAACTACGACTTATGAATAGTTGTAACTATTGCTTGCTTGGGTACGTTTCTCTACCGCATGTATTGTGGTAGCGACAAATAAGGCATACCTATTAGATATTTTGCTGTACCCTAGGAAGTTGCTGTGCAGTGTAGGAGGCGTTTTGTTGCTATCACTTTGCCGTCCCGGATGTTCGTCAAGTAGCTAATCAACTTGCTATGAAACTCATAATCCTACGCCAAGTATAGTTTAGTTTATTACTAGTAGTAGAAGACATTCAAATCCTAAACTGGAGGTAAGATGCTCACGCTCGAACAGGGTTAGATATTCATGGAGTTACCCTGGATGACCCTAAAGCCGGAAAAGTTTGGTGGCACTTTGTTTTTGGATAATTTGGTGCTGATGCTAAAATACCACCTGGATATTTGTATCATATTGAAAACTATGAGTGAAACCTgtagaagtcacgtgatttgtgAAGAGGTTACACTAATAGGGAAcagagtgtgtgtatgtgtacctacatgtgtttatttatctatctgtgtgtgtgtgtgtgtgtgtgtgtgtgtgtgtgtgtgcatgcgtgcgtgtgtgtgtgtgtgtgtgtgcgtgcacacacgcacgcacgcacgcggtGTACatggatggatagatggaAGGATAGATGATAGATGCAACAGCATCATGCCAGAGAAATGTAAGGTAGGTATGCAGTAGATTGTTCTGTCATGAAGTGGGATTTTATGCCATTGTCATCATGTGACTTACAACCGTATAATTGTTTTATCTAATAATGTATGACGGCAGCTTTGCCTTCAAGACAGATCTGCAAATCTGACTGGGTCGTGTAGTGAGAAGAACCGCCATGTACTGCATGGGTACAAATACTCTGTAGCATTCTGACGTGATACTAGGATGTCAAAGGAGTTTCACGACTGTACTAGTATTAATAGCTTATAAGAGTGGGTGAACGAATGCATGTGCACTCATTCAGTGATGTTAGTTTCCATGGCTAGACTGGTTGTatgtttatctatctatctatctatgctGACGTACCAGCAACTTTTGATGTTACCAAGCTCTAAGTGGCCCACTTGTAATCATAATCTAATAATCAGTGTTTTGTTATCTTGTCTAGATGGAGAGGAGTCCAGTCATTACTTGGTTGTTCCATGTCAGAGCAACTAGTAAGACCGCTGTTGATCGTGTTGTGTCCTGTTGTTGTTCTCATTACAAATGACTACGATATTGTAGCACTCCTACTGCTTCTTGGAACAATCGATTCATTGTTCATTCACCATGCTTATCATGTCATCACAACTCAGGGTGTCTCAGTTCAGATAGTCTTTGGGTTTGAAGTTAGAATCCAAtcgttgttgctgctttgagtttgtttctttattgaCGATTGTGATTCCAGTATGCAATCCTTCTCACATTAGCTGTCAATGCCATGGCAAAGTACGTTCTCCACACCATTGATCTGCAGAGTGAAAACCCTTGGGAGAACAAGGCTGTTTACATGCTCTACCTTGACTTTTTTCTAGGCAAGTGATTGGTTTCATCAAGATATCTCTATCTGGTGACAAACATTTTTTCCTTTAGGATTTGTGAGGGTTATTTTGTATACTGCGTTTATGGTGATTATGATTAAAGTACATACGTTTCCTTTGTTCTCGATACGACCGATGTACATGACAATCAGGTATCAATCTAGCTTCGTACAGTGACGATCTAGTTTGACTAGCAGTGACACAAAATCTTTGCGTTCCTGCTAGGGCGTTCAGAAAGTCTCTGAGCGATGTGAGGTTATCACGACGAGCTATAGCTAACATGAATACTTTGTATCCTGACGCTACAGCAGAAGAATTGGCGCAGAGCGATGTGTGTATTATATGCCGGGAAGAGATGGCCGGTGAAGGATGCAAGAAGTTGCCGTGCACTCACATCTTTCATGCCAGCTGCTTGCGTTCGTGGTTCCAACGCCAGCAGACGTGTCCGACGTGCCGCATGGACATACTGAGTCCGCCCGTAGCAGCTCAAGCGGCTGCGGACGCAGTGAGAGTGAGACAGGACAGACTCCAGCAACAGGCAAGACAAGATCGACGTGAACAGCAGTCTCAGCCACCTGCCGCACCACGTCAGCAACCAGGTCTGTACATACCCTATTCGTTTGACATTCACAACTTTTAGTTACCATTGAGTGATGTAGCTGCACCACCGGCTCCTGCTGGTCCGATGCCTCAACCACCGTTTGGTCTATGGCAGCTACATCAGCCTCCTTTCTTTCCTCCTGGTAAGAGAGTTGGCCATCTTGCGTCGATAATATTTGTGCAATACTGTTGTACACTACATACAGGGATGCCTGCAGCCAATGCTGTTCCTCGACCTGAAAATATTGAGCAACAGGGGCAGTTGGCTACAGGtggacaacaacaacagcaacaagacCAACCTGCAGCGATATTGACAGATGGAACAACCGCAACGACGGAGCCTCGTGCGGCAGCTTCAGTCGAAGAAGTTGCATCAGCTACAAACGAGCAGCCTCCACAAATGCCAGGACAGGTAAGTCTGGTGGTACAACACAGCTGACGGTGAGTGGGtaaaatttgttttgtcaGTTTTCCATGCCAGGTATGGCTGCCGCGATGCCACCTTTTATGCCGCCACCGTTCATGTTCTCACCGCCAATGTTTGGCTTTCCTCCTATGCGTACGTCGTATAAATGTGTATTGTGTGACTGTATACGGAGTTGAGTTAGGCCGA
This window encodes:
- the LOC134179790 gene encoding uncharacterized protein LOC134179790, which gives rise to MKLLVVVVLVTVACANPVKNCNDCSSVRKVRPVCGTDQNTYPSRCHLHRTACLNEVKIGVLHNGNCTGRTCSKRDLDDFGEHLLVWIRNLKSVKDPEPEQTNTAAAPSPEPEPEPSLNSPRKLLVYWFFDLVDVVYDRFLTRKEFFELLDDVTHVHCARSFFDDRCDANGDDEVSLHEWCVCLGLDDAEIEPYNNECVNPDLQQFNDRLIDEFKSEYVKARGIAPTAPSDFVNPQPEAEPRRLTVEKKYIYWKFDVLDVNPYSRYLEADELNGLTRYLQRHIRPYGCANTFIRRCDQNRDFRISLHEWCQCLGLDKDGNPITTVETTVPVNTSAPNVCLLQPVTGKCRGAFPRYYYSSTKDKCFIFTYGGCGGNGNSFATSGDCLKACSPKKECSAASLNDFNSKVLVFVDKMKRTLPDDLTVPPFAGDPKPEPEHQIFSPEKLLIYWLWDRLDVSPHDDVLTGQEVEAYITKLAATVTSRECVTSYFSRCDRNSDRKISLAEWCFCHGLDNHCPAVRRADFNKKILEFIRIKKDGSSPDLTVPPFHGEPRPEPEQLLKTPEKRLVYWMWDRLDVLPHDDFITQKEFQSYETETKIITPFACSNSYFSYCDRNDDSKISLSEWCFCHGLDNTCPAANLRRYNSNILEYMRLRKVMSDDSITVPPFVGEPKPEAEARLTTPEKLLVYWQWDRLDVSPHDDYLTRAEVSSYLSDVRDKVEPFGCGLDYYDRCDRNSDDRISLSEWCFCHGLDNVCPAKNRRYFNANILDYIRITKQNQTSDLTVPPFEGEPKPESESRLTSPEKLLVYWQWDRMDVAPHDDYLTRAETAAFMTKVKTRVEPFGCSLNYFTYCDRNSDDRISLSEWCFCHGLDNTCPAGNRRRFNSNILEYMKLQKEGSNVPMTVPPFEGEPEPESEPSIKTPLKALVYWQWDRLDISPHDDYLTKSEVKTYMKDVRLTVEPFGCGLDYFKYCDRNSDDKISLSEWCYCHGLDNKCPVDNRRRFNLNVLDYIKAKKTSYRGTFIVPPFEGEPEPESEPQINTPEKLLVYWQWDLIDVGPHDDYITWQEIREYLNDVRRTVEPFGCGISYWRHLDLNHDGRISLKEWCYGHGLDPNMTLPTKGKFPGSHSVKNKTYLWYGDKECDSATREYFNNNLLAKIALKYFLNHHDDECKVPRPEPEGATPEPEAEPTIRKPEKRLVYWQWDELDVNPHDDYLDHVEVDKYIKTVAAKVCPYSCGYNMFGYCDTNDDDRISRHEWCSCLGQDNEPDPLE
- the LOC134179459 gene encoding E3 ubiquitin-protein ligase synoviolin B-like; its protein translation is MKILALTAASFVSTGAVVGYAFYRNQQFYPAMVYLVKSNPSMAVLYAQAFVFVMLLAKILRKVFFGQLRAAETEHLMERSWYAVTETCLAFTVFREDFSFWFVAMFTLLLFLKGFHWLTEDRIDYMERSPVITWLFHVRATTLLLLLGTIDSLFIHHAYHVITTQGVSVQIVFGFEYAILLTLAVNAMAKYVLHTIDLQSENPWENKAVYMLYLDFFLGFVRVILYTAFMVIMIKVHTFPLFSIRPMYMTIRAFRKSLSDVRLSRRAIANMNTLYPDATAEELAQSDVCIICREEMAGEGCKKLPCTHIFHASCLRSWFQRQQTCPTCRMDILSPPVAAQAAADAVRVRQDRLQQQARQDRREQQSQPPAAPRQQPAAPPAPAGPMPQPPFGLWQLHQPPFFPPGMPAANAVPRPENIEQQGQLATGGQQQQQQDQPAAILTDGTTATTEPRAAASVEEVASATNEQPPQMPGQFSMPGMAAAMPPFMPPPFMFSPPMFGFPPMPGGFPPFPNLNVPLGSLSDEQLRELEGRERANVEARVALLRNVHSLLDTAITQLHQYSQAAAVNTGLSPPVPPSFTRASADEEQAVYVSASVEETSETDVGREYVSTDTHVLGDQDLRQRRLSRFDSSPATVERQTSSIPDETREDDESG